A part of Rhodamnia argentea isolate NSW1041297 chromosome 8, ASM2092103v1, whole genome shotgun sequence genomic DNA contains:
- the LOC115738086 gene encoding LOW QUALITY PROTEIN: molybdate transporter 2 (The sequence of the model RefSeq protein was modified relative to this genomic sequence to represent the inferred CDS: inserted 1 base in 1 codon) — MEDSRSSASATATDTTPLLLHTRWRRHLRLKTALSSELSGAVGDLGTYIPIVLALTLVSHLDLSTTLIFTALYNVATGLLFGIPMPVQPMKSIAAVAVSETPHLSPSQIAAAGLSTAAVLLLLGATGLMSFFYRYIPLPVVRGVQLSQGLAFAFSAIKYIRYDQDFVTSKSGPARPWLGLDGLVLAIAAVLFLVLSTGSGDDVSTDVRGSDCMDQNDDDGGDVELLRPTRNIDRRLRMLSAIPSALLVFLFGLVLCVIRDPSIFSSLKFGPSKLHLLRITWDDWKSGFLRAAIPQIPLSILNSVIAVCKLSADLFPDRELSATSVSISVGIMNFVGCWFGAMPVCHGAGGLAGQYRFGGRSGAXVVFLGIGKLALGLLFGNSFVRILNQFPIGILGVLLLFAGIELAMASRDMNTKEESFVMLVCAAVSLTGSSAALGFGCGITLFLLLKLRQMECSSLRLWSSTSKDSGDGTHIVP; from the exons ATGGAAGACTCACgctcctccgcctccgccaccgccaccgacaCCACGCCGCTCCTCCTCCACACCCGGTGGCGCCGCCACCTCCGCCTGAAGACCGCCCTCTCCTCGGAGCTCTCCGGCGCCGTCGGCGACCTCGGCACGTACATCCCCATCGTCCTGGCCCTCACCCTGGTCTCCCACCTCGACCTCTCCACCACACTCATCTTCACCGCCCTCTACAACGTTGCCACCGGCCTCCTCTTCGGCATCCCCATGCCCGTCCAGCCCATGAAGTCCatcgccgccgtcgccgtctCCGAGACCCCCCACCTCTCCCCCTCCCAGATCGCCGCCGCCGGCCTCTCCACCGCcgccgtcctcctcctcctcggcgcCACCGGCCTCATGTCCTTCTTCTACCGTTACATCCCCCTCCCCGTCGTCCGCGGCGTCCAGCTGTCCCAGGGCCTGGCCTTCGCCTTCTCCGCGATCAAGTACATAAGGTATGATCAGGACTTCGTCACCTCCAAGTCCGGGCCAGCGAGGCCGTGGCTCGGCCTCGACGGCCTTGTCCTCGCGATTGCTGCTGTTCTGTTTCTTGTGTTGTCTACTGGGTCTGGGGATGATGTTTCAACAGATGTTCGAGGCTCGGATTGTATGGATCAAAATGACGATGATGGAGGAGATGTTGAATTGTTGCGACCTACGCGAAACATTGACCGTAGATTGAGGATGTTGTCCGCGATTCCCTCGGCTCTGTTAGTGTTCTTGTTTGGATTGGTGTTGTGCGTCATCCGCGACCCTTCAATCTTTAGCAGCCTCAAATTCGGCCCCTCGAAACTGCATCTGTTGAGAATTACTTGGGATGACTGGAAGAGTGGGTTTTTACGCGCCGCGATTCCACAGATCCCTCTGTCCATTCTCAATTCGGTGATTGCGGTGTGTAAACTGTCTGCCGATTTGTTCCCAGATAGGGAACTGTCGGCCACGTCGGTTTCAATCAGTGTAGGGATcatgaatttcgtgggttgCTGGTTTGGTGCAATGCCAGTGTGCCATGGAGCTGGGGGGCTAGCGGGGCAGTACCGTTTTGGGGGGAGGAGCGGCG CGGTGGTGTTTCTCGGAATCGGGAAGTTGGCACTCGGGTTGTTGTTTGGGAATTCATTTGTGAGGATACTGAACCAATTCCCAATTGGGATTCTTGGGGTGCTGTTGCTGTTTGCCGGGATCGAACTGGCGATGGCTTCACGAGATATGAACACGAAGGAGGAGTCTTTCGTGATGTTGGTGTGTGCTGCTGTGTCTTTGACTGGGTCGAGCGCTGCACTGGGATTTGGGTGCGGGATTACGCTGTTCTTGCTGCTGAAGTTGAGGCAAATGGAGTGTTCTTCGTTAAGGCTTTGGAGTTCTACGTCCAAAGATTCTGGAGATGGGACTCATATTGTTCCCTGA
- the LOC115738083 gene encoding uncharacterized protein LOC115738083 isoform X1 has protein sequence MAAEYSFSESDMEVDESLGYPIAYAKLCRDRGAGPYAHGPPFTFTPYALLPDADAIIEDLELMFPIINPKAKPTAKTKIFISLLWKQLNHLGNAGFDPAVIRVDPYGNVLYYHADSASPLAWVIDHWFPCSRGGLTVPSNLRILQWQACKKKHNKLELLVPWWEFQLGISVNQFLSIFASSNSDFRHRAFSFMFLEGENEEINASQTVESHSFPHHFIESRERVGLAPAAVVISRRESRDSFSNYTLTDSNRKQRPYKAMTVARKLNSSPLKENENPNQLRNPYQEIVLARDSLRRKEEATKMQAELAELDEEVNQMKRKNEEEKLAIQDLELTLIKRRRRAEKCRRLAEAQSSYRTMLEKMIRDAMHQSVIYKEQVRLNHAASNALMARLEAQKAICDASERELHKIHRQKDEIEQQVRPEWEQARKRSRMDDTLLIDAEDRKPILYLPGIKPRTPSHKELRVFLEEEHKATKAQFSLTGEQNLEAAQQGCQSTAKDSHEDSSTDCPGVKDESTRQQCEPKVSGQGEGERHSILFPALQETETEEDGESRKQRGKANVERWLHMLLENAKDELSPRNEDEGKRMTSDEIIRKMDLKFPQSKVEKKLSDSQYEGGLGRKAQVENKQKETQEKEIEIKEEIVEATGLVKAPYVRGGRSEVSRHGVVTTGSNENIEGKERGEKSKKEKGLVRSESARILRRIPSSPSVILGLKKGVDCIRKKPMVADDIDGDEIYDAESNFIRSSFRTVRKAVKL, from the exons ATGGCAGCTGAGTATTCCTTCTCCGAGTCCGACATGGAGGTTGACGAGAGCCTTGGGTACCCGATCGCGTACGCAAAGCTCTGCAGAGATCGTGGGGCCGGCCCGTACGCCCACGGCCCGCCGTTCACCTTCACGCCTTACGCTCTCCTGCCAGATGCG GATGCAATAATAGAAGATTTGGAGCTGATGTTTCCGATAATCAACCCAAAAGCAAAGCCTACTGCCAAGACGAAGATCTTTATCAGCCTCCTGTGGAAGCAACTTAACCATCTTGG GAACGCCGGCTTTGATCCGGCGGTAATTCGAGTGGACCCTTATGGGAATGTTCTCTATTATCATGCTGATTCGGCATCTCCTCTCGCCTGGGTTATTGATCATTGGTTTCCTTGCTCAA GAGGTGGGTTGACTGTTCCAAGCAATTTGAGAATATTGCAATGGCAAGCTTGCAAGAAAAAGCATAACAAATTGGAATTGCTCGTACCGTGGTGGGAGTTTCAATTAGGCATCTCCGTGAATCAGTTCTTATCGATCTTTGCTTCATCGAATTCAGATTTCAG GCACAGAGCATTCTCGTTTATGTTCTTGGAAGGTGAAAACGAAGAAATAAATGCCTCCCAAACAGTAGAATCACACTCTTTTCCTCATCACTTTATCGaatcaagagagagagttggCTTAGCTCCGGCTGCTGTTGTGATTTCTCGGAGGGAGTCTCGtgattctttttcaaattatacATTGACCGATTCCAATAGAAAACAGAGGCCCTACAAGGCTATGACGG TGGCTAGAAAGCTAAATTCCAGCCCgctgaaagaaaatgaaaacccaAATCAGTTGAGGAATCCGTACCAGGAAATTGTCTTGGCTAGAGATTCACTAAGACGAAAGGAAGAGGCAACAAAAATGCAGGCTGAACTAGCAGAACTTGATGAAGAAGTCAACCAGATGAAGAGAAAGAATGAAGAGGAAAAACTTGCTATTCAAGACTTGGAACTAACCCTGattaaaaggaggaggagggccgAAAAGTGCAGAAGACTAGCAGAGGCACAATCTTCGTATAGAACGATGCTGGAGAAGATGATTCGAGACGCTATGCATCA GAGTGTCATATATAAGGAGCAGGTGAGACTGAACCATGCTGCAAGTAATGCTCTAATGGCAAGACTTGAAGCCCAGAAAGCAATATGTGACGCATCTGAGAGAGAACTCCACAAAATCCACAGACAGAAGGATGAAATTGAGCAACAGGTTCGGCCAGAGTGGGAGCAAGCAAGAAAGAGGTCCAGAATGGATGATACCTTACTGATTGACGCGGAAGACAGAAAACCGATCTTATATTTACCAGGAATCAAGCCGAGGACACCATCACACAAGGAACTGAGAGTCTTCCTAGAAGAGGAACATAAAGCAACCAAAGCTCAATTTTCTCTCACTGGAGAGCAAAATCTAGAAGCAGCACAACAGGGATGCCAATCAACTGCGAAAGATTCCCATGAAGATAGTTCCACAGATTGTCCTGGAGTGAAGGATGAATCCACAAGACA ACAGTGTGAACCGAAGGTTTCAGGACAAGGAGAAGGGGAAAGGCACAGCATTTTATTCCCTGCTTTACAAGAAACAGAAACCGAGGAAGATGGAGAGAGCAGGAAGCAACGCGGAAAAGCCAACGTTGAAAGATGGCTGCACATGCTGCTGGAGAATGCTAAAGATGAATTGAGCCCtcgaaatgaagatgaaggcaAAAGAATGACCAGTGATGAAATAATCAGGAAGATGGACCTTAAGTTCCCACAGAGCAAGGTGGAGAAGAAGTTGTCAGATTCACAGTATGAAGGTGGTCTTGGAAGAAAAGCTCAGGTGGAGAATAAACAGAAAGaaactcaagaaaaagaaattgagataaaagaagAGATTGTTGAGGCAACAGGGCTGGTTAAAGCGCCTTATGTAAGAGGCGGAAGGAGTGAAGTAAGCCGCCACGGTGTTGTAACAACTGGAAGTAATGAGAAcattgagggaaaagagagaggagagaagtctaaaaaggaaaaggggctTGTGAGGTCGGAGAGTGCAAGGATCCTTCGACGGATTCCATCGTCTCCATCTGTGATCCTGGGGCTGAAAAAGGGTGTGGACTGCATCAGAAAGAAGCCTATGGTGGCTGATGACATTGATGGGGATGAGATTTATGATGCAGAGAGCAATTTCATCAGATCATCCTTCAGGACAGTCAGGAAAGCAGTCAAATTATAA
- the LOC115738083 gene encoding uncharacterized protein LOC115738083 isoform X2 gives MAAEYSFSESDMEVDESLGYPIAYAKLCRDRGAGPYAHGPPFTFTPYALLPDADAIIEDLELMFPIINPKAKPTAKTKIFISLLWKQLNHLGNAGFDPAVIRVDPYGNVLYYHADSASPLAWVIDHWFPCSRGGLTVPSNLRILQWQACKKKHNKLELLVPWWEFQLGISVNQFLSIFASSNSDFRHRAFSFMFLEGENEEINASQTVESHSFPHHFIESRERVGLAPAAVVISRRESRDSFSNYTLTDSNRKQRPYKAMTVARKLNSSPLKENENPNQLRNPYQEIVLARDSLRRKEEATKMQAELAELDEEVNQMKRKNEEEKLAIQDLELTLIKRRRRAEKCRRLAEAQSSYRTMLEKMIRDAMHQSVIYKEQVRLNHAASNALMARLEAQKAICDASERELHKIHRQKDEIEQQVRPEWEQARKRSRMDDTLLIDAEDRKPILYLPGIKPRTPSHKELRVFLEEEHKATKAQFSLTGEQNLEAAQQGCQSTAKDSHEDSSTDCPGVKDESTRQCEPKVSGQGEGERHSILFPALQETETEEDGESRKQRGKANVERWLHMLLENAKDELSPRNEDEGKRMTSDEIIRKMDLKFPQSKVEKKLSDSQYEGGLGRKAQVENKQKETQEKEIEIKEEIVEATGLVKAPYVRGGRSEVSRHGVVTTGSNENIEGKERGEKSKKEKGLVRSESARILRRIPSSPSVILGLKKGVDCIRKKPMVADDIDGDEIYDAESNFIRSSFRTVRKAVKL, from the exons ATGGCAGCTGAGTATTCCTTCTCCGAGTCCGACATGGAGGTTGACGAGAGCCTTGGGTACCCGATCGCGTACGCAAAGCTCTGCAGAGATCGTGGGGCCGGCCCGTACGCCCACGGCCCGCCGTTCACCTTCACGCCTTACGCTCTCCTGCCAGATGCG GATGCAATAATAGAAGATTTGGAGCTGATGTTTCCGATAATCAACCCAAAAGCAAAGCCTACTGCCAAGACGAAGATCTTTATCAGCCTCCTGTGGAAGCAACTTAACCATCTTGG GAACGCCGGCTTTGATCCGGCGGTAATTCGAGTGGACCCTTATGGGAATGTTCTCTATTATCATGCTGATTCGGCATCTCCTCTCGCCTGGGTTATTGATCATTGGTTTCCTTGCTCAA GAGGTGGGTTGACTGTTCCAAGCAATTTGAGAATATTGCAATGGCAAGCTTGCAAGAAAAAGCATAACAAATTGGAATTGCTCGTACCGTGGTGGGAGTTTCAATTAGGCATCTCCGTGAATCAGTTCTTATCGATCTTTGCTTCATCGAATTCAGATTTCAG GCACAGAGCATTCTCGTTTATGTTCTTGGAAGGTGAAAACGAAGAAATAAATGCCTCCCAAACAGTAGAATCACACTCTTTTCCTCATCACTTTATCGaatcaagagagagagttggCTTAGCTCCGGCTGCTGTTGTGATTTCTCGGAGGGAGTCTCGtgattctttttcaaattatacATTGACCGATTCCAATAGAAAACAGAGGCCCTACAAGGCTATGACGG TGGCTAGAAAGCTAAATTCCAGCCCgctgaaagaaaatgaaaacccaAATCAGTTGAGGAATCCGTACCAGGAAATTGTCTTGGCTAGAGATTCACTAAGACGAAAGGAAGAGGCAACAAAAATGCAGGCTGAACTAGCAGAACTTGATGAAGAAGTCAACCAGATGAAGAGAAAGAATGAAGAGGAAAAACTTGCTATTCAAGACTTGGAACTAACCCTGattaaaaggaggaggagggccgAAAAGTGCAGAAGACTAGCAGAGGCACAATCTTCGTATAGAACGATGCTGGAGAAGATGATTCGAGACGCTATGCATCA GAGTGTCATATATAAGGAGCAGGTGAGACTGAACCATGCTGCAAGTAATGCTCTAATGGCAAGACTTGAAGCCCAGAAAGCAATATGTGACGCATCTGAGAGAGAACTCCACAAAATCCACAGACAGAAGGATGAAATTGAGCAACAGGTTCGGCCAGAGTGGGAGCAAGCAAGAAAGAGGTCCAGAATGGATGATACCTTACTGATTGACGCGGAAGACAGAAAACCGATCTTATATTTACCAGGAATCAAGCCGAGGACACCATCACACAAGGAACTGAGAGTCTTCCTAGAAGAGGAACATAAAGCAACCAAAGCTCAATTTTCTCTCACTGGAGAGCAAAATCTAGAAGCAGCACAACAGGGATGCCAATCAACTGCGAAAGATTCCCATGAAGATAGTTCCACAGATTGTCCTGGAGTGAAGGATGAATCCACAAGACAGTG TGAACCGAAGGTTTCAGGACAAGGAGAAGGGGAAAGGCACAGCATTTTATTCCCTGCTTTACAAGAAACAGAAACCGAGGAAGATGGAGAGAGCAGGAAGCAACGCGGAAAAGCCAACGTTGAAAGATGGCTGCACATGCTGCTGGAGAATGCTAAAGATGAATTGAGCCCtcgaaatgaagatgaaggcaAAAGAATGACCAGTGATGAAATAATCAGGAAGATGGACCTTAAGTTCCCACAGAGCAAGGTGGAGAAGAAGTTGTCAGATTCACAGTATGAAGGTGGTCTTGGAAGAAAAGCTCAGGTGGAGAATAAACAGAAAGaaactcaagaaaaagaaattgagataaaagaagAGATTGTTGAGGCAACAGGGCTGGTTAAAGCGCCTTATGTAAGAGGCGGAAGGAGTGAAGTAAGCCGCCACGGTGTTGTAACAACTGGAAGTAATGAGAAcattgagggaaaagagagaggagagaagtctaaaaaggaaaaggggctTGTGAGGTCGGAGAGTGCAAGGATCCTTCGACGGATTCCATCGTCTCCATCTGTGATCCTGGGGCTGAAAAAGGGTGTGGACTGCATCAGAAAGAAGCCTATGGTGGCTGATGACATTGATGGGGATGAGATTTATGATGCAGAGAGCAATTTCATCAGATCATCCTTCAGGACAGTCAGGAAAGCAGTCAAATTATAA
- the LOC115738083 gene encoding uncharacterized protein LOC115738083 isoform X3, protein MAAEYSFSESDMEVDESLGYPIAYAKLCRDRGAGPYAHGPPFTFTPYALLPDADAIIEDLELMFPIINPKAKPTAKTKIFISLLWKQLNHLGNAGFDPAVIRVDPYGNVLYYHADSASPLAWVIDHWFPCSRGGLTVPSNLRILQWQACKKKHNKLELLVPWWEFQLGISVNQFLSIFASSNSDFRHRAFSFMFLEGENEEINASQTVESHSFPHHFIESRERVGLAPAAVVISRRESRDSFSNYTLTDSNRKQRPYKAMTVARKLNSSPLKENENPNQLRNPYQEIVLARDSLRRKEEATKMQAELAELDEEVNQMKRKNEEEKLAIQDLELTLIKRRRRAEKCRRLAEAQSSYRTMLEKMIRDAMHQSVIYKEQVRLNHAASNALMARLEAQKAICDASERELHKIHRQKDEIEQQVRPEWEQARKRSRMDDTLLIDAEDRKPILYLPGIKPRTPSHKELRVFLEEEHKATKAQFSLTGEQNLEAAQQGCQSTAKDSHEDSSTDCPGVKDESTRQCEPKVSGQGEGERHSILFPALQETETEEDGESRKQRGKANVERWLHMLLENAKDELSPRNEDEGKRMTSDEIIRKMDLKFPQSKVEKKLSDSQYEGGLGRKAQVENKQKETQEKEIEIKEEIVEATGLVKAPYVRGGRSEVSRHGVVTTGSNENIEGKERGEKSKKEKGLVRSESARILRRIPSSPSVILGLKKGVDCIRKKPMVADDIDGDEIYDAESNFIRSSFRTVRKAVKL, encoded by the exons ATGGCAGCTGAGTATTCCTTCTCCGAGTCCGACATGGAGGTTGACGAGAGCCTTGGGTACCCGATCGCGTACGCAAAGCTCTGCAGAGATCGTGGGGCCGGCCCGTACGCCCACGGCCCGCCGTTCACCTTCACGCCTTACGCTCTCCTGCCAGATGCG GATGCAATAATAGAAGATTTGGAGCTGATGTTTCCGATAATCAACCCAAAAGCAAAGCCTACTGCCAAGACGAAGATCTTTATCAGCCTCCTGTGGAAGCAACTTAACCATCTTGG GAACGCCGGCTTTGATCCGGCGGTAATTCGAGTGGACCCTTATGGGAATGTTCTCTATTATCATGCTGATTCGGCATCTCCTCTCGCCTGGGTTATTGATCATTGGTTTCCTTGCTCAA GAGGTGGGTTGACTGTTCCAAGCAATTTGAGAATATTGCAATGGCAAGCTTGCAAGAAAAAGCATAACAAATTGGAATTGCTCGTACCGTGGTGGGAGTTTCAATTAGGCATCTCCGTGAATCAGTTCTTATCGATCTTTGCTTCATCGAATTCAGATTTCAG GCACAGAGCATTCTCGTTTATGTTCTTGGAAGGTGAAAACGAAGAAATAAATGCCTCCCAAACAGTAGAATCACACTCTTTTCCTCATCACTTTATCGaatcaagagagagagttggCTTAGCTCCGGCTGCTGTTGTGATTTCTCGGAGGGAGTCTCGtgattctttttcaaattatacATTGACCGATTCCAATAGAAAACAGAGGCCCTACAAGGCTATGACGG TGGCTAGAAAGCTAAATTCCAGCCCgctgaaagaaaatgaaaacccaAATCAGTTGAGGAATCCGTACCAGGAAATTGTCTTGGCTAGAGATTCACTAAGACGAAAGGAAGAGGCAACAAAAATGCAGGCTGAACTAGCAGAACTTGATGAAGAAGTCAACCAGATGAAGAGAAAGAATGAAGAGGAAAAACTTGCTATTCAAGACTTGGAACTAACCCTGattaaaaggaggaggagggccgAAAAGTGCAGAAGACTAGCAGAGGCACAATCTTCGTATAGAACGATGCTGGAGAAGATGATTCGAGACGCTATGCATCA GAGTGTCATATATAAGGAGCAGGTGAGACTGAACCATGCTGCAAGTAATGCTCTAATGGCAAGACTTGAAGCCCAGAAAGCAATATGTGACGCATCTGAGAGAGAACTCCACAAAATCCACAGACAGAAGGATGAAATTGAGCAACAGGTTCGGCCAGAGTGGGAGCAAGCAAGAAAGAGGTCCAGAATGGATGATACCTTACTGATTGACGCGGAAGACAGAAAACCGATCTTATATTTACCAGGAATCAAGCCGAGGACACCATCACACAAGGAACTGAGAGTCTTCCTAGAAGAGGAACATAAAGCAACCAAAGCTCAATTTTCTCTCACTGGAGAGCAAAATCTAGAAGCAGCACAACAGGGATGCCAATCAACTGCGAAAGATTCCCATGAAGATAGTTCCACAGATTGTCCTGGAGTGAAGGAT GAATCCACAAGACAGTGTGAACCGAAGGTTTCAGGACAAGGAGAAGGGGAAAGGCACAGCATTTTATTCCCTGCTTTACAAGAAACAGAAACCGAGGAAGATGGAGAGAGCAGGAAGCAACGCGGAAAAGCCAACGTTGAAAGATGGCTGCACATGCTGCTGGAGAATGCTAAAGATGAATTGAGCCCtcgaaatgaagatgaaggcaAAAGAATGACCAGTGATGAAATAATCAGGAAGATGGACCTTAAGTTCCCACAGAGCAAGGTGGAGAAGAAGTTGTCAGATTCACAGTATGAAGGTGGTCTTGGAAGAAAAGCTCAGGTGGAGAATAAACAGAAAGaaactcaagaaaaagaaattgagataaaagaagAGATTGTTGAGGCAACAGGGCTGGTTAAAGCGCCTTATGTAAGAGGCGGAAGGAGTGAAGTAAGCCGCCACGGTGTTGTAACAACTGGAAGTAATGAGAAcattgagggaaaagagagaggagagaagtctaaaaaggaaaaggggctTGTGAGGTCGGAGAGTGCAAGGATCCTTCGACGGATTCCATCGTCTCCATCTGTGATCCTGGGGCTGAAAAAGGGTGTGGACTGCATCAGAAAGAAGCCTATGGTGGCTGATGACATTGATGGGGATGAGATTTATGATGCAGAGAGCAATTTCATCAGATCATCCTTCAGGACAGTCAGGAAAGCAGTCAAATTATAA